From Streptomyces sp. NBC_00775, one genomic window encodes:
- the treZ gene encoding malto-oligosyltrehalose trehalohydrolase, producing the protein MRFDVWAPQSDRVTLHCAGTTRALERDPERAGWWTGDADAQDGTRYGFALDDGPVLPDPRSRRQPDGPDGLSAVVDQTRHAWRTEWAGRPLPGAVLYELHVGTYTPEGTLDAAAERLGHLKELGVTHVELMPLCPFPGRHGWGYEGVSLWAVHEPYGGPEALKRFVDRAHGLGLGVVLDVVHNHLGPSGNHLPAFGPYFTDTHQTPWGSAVNLDAPGSDEVRAYLVGSALAWLRDYRLDGLRLDAVHALRDTRAVHFLEELSTAVDTLADDLGRPLFLIAESDLNDPRLVTPREEGGLGLHAQWNDDFHHALHTALTGEAQGYYADFARAPFTALAKTLTSGFFHDGTYSSFRGRRHGRPLDRTRVSAHRLLGYAQTHDQIGNRAQGDRLSASLSPGLLACAAALTLTAPFTPMLFMGEEWAAGTPWQFFTDHTDPELAEAVRRGRRREFAAHGWAEGDVPDPQDPATRDRSCLDWSEPEKALHARVLAWYRDLIALRHRQADLSDPDLAAVRVAHDAQARWLALRRGDVRVAVNLSKATAAIPLGIRHARVLAAWEPVEAPGADGVLNVPGESCVVLTQA; encoded by the coding sequence GTGCGGTTCGATGTGTGGGCACCGCAGTCCGACCGGGTGACGCTCCATTGCGCGGGCACCACGCGCGCGTTGGAGCGCGATCCGGAGCGAGCCGGGTGGTGGACGGGCGACGCGGACGCGCAGGACGGGACGCGGTACGGGTTCGCGCTGGACGACGGGCCCGTGCTGCCCGATCCCCGTTCACGGCGGCAGCCGGACGGTCCCGACGGGCTGAGCGCGGTGGTCGACCAGACGCGCCATGCCTGGCGCACCGAGTGGGCGGGGCGCCCGCTGCCCGGCGCGGTCCTGTACGAGCTGCACGTGGGGACGTACACACCCGAGGGCACGCTGGACGCGGCCGCCGAGCGGCTCGGCCATCTCAAGGAACTGGGCGTCACACACGTCGAGTTGATGCCGCTGTGCCCGTTCCCGGGGCGGCACGGCTGGGGGTACGAGGGTGTGTCGCTGTGGGCGGTGCACGAGCCGTACGGCGGCCCCGAAGCGCTGAAGCGCTTTGTCGACCGGGCGCACGGGCTCGGTCTGGGCGTCGTCCTCGACGTCGTGCACAACCACCTCGGGCCGTCCGGCAACCATCTGCCCGCGTTCGGGCCGTACTTCACGGACACCCATCAGACGCCCTGGGGCTCCGCCGTGAACCTGGACGCGCCCGGTTCGGACGAGGTGCGCGCCTATCTCGTCGGCAGCGCACTGGCGTGGCTGCGCGACTACCGGCTCGACGGGCTGCGCCTGGACGCGGTGCACGCGCTGCGCGACACGCGCGCGGTGCACTTCCTGGAGGAGCTGTCGACGGCCGTGGACACGCTCGCCGACGACCTCGGCCGGCCTCTGTTCCTGATCGCCGAATCGGATCTGAACGACCCTCGGCTCGTCACGCCCCGCGAGGAGGGTGGTCTCGGGCTGCACGCCCAGTGGAACGACGACTTCCACCACGCCCTGCACACCGCGCTGACAGGCGAGGCGCAGGGCTACTACGCGGACTTCGCACGGGCCCCGTTCACGGCGCTCGCGAAAACGCTGACGTCCGGCTTCTTCCACGACGGCACGTACTCCAGCTTCCGTGGGCGACGTCACGGACGGCCGCTCGACCGCACGCGTGTGTCGGCGCACCGCCTGCTCGGCTACGCCCAGACCCACGACCAGATCGGCAACCGCGCCCAGGGCGACCGGCTCTCGGCCTCCCTCTCCCCCGGGCTGCTGGCCTGCGCCGCCGCGCTGACGCTCACCGCGCCCTTCACGCCGATGCTGTTCATGGGCGAGGAGTGGGCCGCGGGCACACCCTGGCAGTTCTTCACCGATCACACCGATCCCGAGCTCGCGGAGGCCGTACGGCGGGGCAGGCGCCGGGAGTTCGCGGCGCACGGCTGGGCCGAGGGGGACGTCCCCGACCCGCAGGACCCGGCGACCCGGGACCGCTCCTGTCTCGACTGGTCGGAACCCGAAAAGGCACTCCACGCGCGCGTGCTGGCCTGGTACCGCGACCTGATCGCCCTGCGCCACCGCCAGGCCGACCTCTCGGACCCCGATCTCGCGGCGGTCAGGGTCGCCCACGACGCGCAGGCCCGCTGGCTGGCCCTGCGGCGCGGTGACGTCCGGGTGGCCGTCAACCTCTCCAAGGCGACCGCGGCGATCCCCCTCGGCATCCGCCACGCACGCGTGCTGGCCGCCTGGGAACCGGTCGAAGCGCCGGGCGCGGACGGGGTGTTGAACGTGCCGGGCGAGTCGTGTGTGGTGCTGACCCAGGCGTAG
- a CDS encoding aminoglycoside phosphotransferase family protein, whose product MTQAPTPTADTVRRLVRSLLADAAAAGGGPDVRPVHEGGGHSTWWVGTRHVLRLAQDREASVRQRRELRLRDLVRPHIGIAVPVSVAQGEWASGLSCTLDNRLPGVSGEEQDVSAVGEADLAGLLTGLREVPVRQAESLGVPRAAPRSLEELRTAAAHAAEELAAADEFDPARLAQLTAPAAVQLAAQPGAAVLVHHDLKGEHLVVSADGRVRGVLDWTGTVIGDPAEDIAGLAIAVGAPAAVRAATLAGYGARPCLRGLWLSRCDTVIRLADRLQGRDDSPVPLLETQLRRAWEAILLERVTDLRDGGPDEAP is encoded by the coding sequence ATGACCCAGGCACCGACACCGACCGCGGACACCGTCCGCCGACTGGTCCGTTCGCTGCTCGCCGATGCCGCCGCGGCGGGCGGGGGACCCGATGTGCGGCCCGTCCACGAGGGCGGCGGGCACTCCACCTGGTGGGTCGGCACGCGCCATGTGCTGCGGCTCGCCCAGGACCGGGAGGCCTCCGTACGCCAGCGCCGCGAACTGCGCCTGCGTGACCTGGTCCGCCCGCACATCGGGATCGCGGTCCCGGTGAGCGTCGCGCAGGGCGAATGGGCGAGCGGACTGAGCTGCACCCTCGACAACAGACTGCCCGGCGTCTCCGGCGAGGAGCAGGACGTCTCGGCCGTCGGCGAGGCCGACCTCGCGGGACTGCTCACCGGACTGCGCGAAGTGCCCGTACGCCAGGCCGAGTCGCTCGGCGTCCCGCGCGCCGCGCCGCGCTCCCTGGAGGAGCTGCGGACGGCCGCCGCACACGCCGCCGAGGAGCTCGCCGCCGCCGACGAGTTCGACCCCGCGCGCCTCGCCCAGCTCACCGCGCCCGCCGCCGTCCAGCTCGCCGCACAGCCCGGCGCCGCGGTGCTCGTGCACCACGACCTCAAGGGCGAACACCTCGTGGTCAGCGCCGACGGGCGGGTGCGCGGCGTCCTCGACTGGACCGGCACGGTGATCGGCGACCCCGCCGAGGACATCGCCGGGCTCGCGATCGCCGTCGGCGCCCCCGCGGCCGTACGCGCCGCCACGCTCGCCGGGTACGGCGCCCGTCCCTGTCTGCGCGGCCTGTGGCTGTCCCGCTGCGACACGGTGATCCGCCTCGCAGACCGCCTCCAGGGCCGCGACGACAGCCCCGTCCCACTGCTGGAGACACAACTGCGCCGCGCCTGGGAGGCGATCCTGCTGGAGCGGGTCACCGACCTGCGGGACGGCGGGCCGGACGAGGCGCCGTAA
- a CDS encoding aminopeptidase P family protein codes for MTATPAPFTAGDYEARMRRAAEAAADAGLDGVLVAPGPDLVWLTGYRPVETERLTLLVLRAGQDPVLVVPTLEAPDAAKAVGAPALTLRDWTDGKDPYEAAASLLDRAGRFGVSDNAWALHLLGLQKRLPDTRYTALTEALPMLRAVKDAAELERLAAAGAAADATFEEIRKVPFAGRRETEVAADVAGLLRRFGHSQVDFTIVASGPNGANPHHEADDRVIERGDMVVLDFGGLKEGYGSDTSRTVHVGEPDDEERKVHDIVRAAQEAGFRAVRPGAACQDVDRAARAVITDAGYGDYFIHRTGHGIGVTTHEPPYMIEGERQPLVPGMCFSVEPGIYLPGRFGVRIEDIVTVTEDGGRRLNTTSRELVIVD; via the coding sequence ATGACCGCCACGCCCGCGCCCTTCACGGCCGGTGACTACGAGGCCCGTATGCGGCGCGCGGCCGAGGCCGCCGCGGACGCCGGGCTCGACGGCGTCCTGGTCGCGCCCGGGCCCGACCTGGTGTGGCTGACGGGCTATCGGCCCGTGGAGACCGAGCGGCTCACCCTGCTGGTGCTGAGGGCCGGACAGGACCCTGTCCTCGTCGTGCCCACCCTGGAGGCCCCCGACGCGGCCAAGGCGGTCGGCGCGCCCGCGCTGACGCTGCGCGACTGGACCGACGGCAAGGACCCGTACGAGGCGGCCGCGTCCCTCCTCGACCGCGCGGGCCGCTTCGGAGTCAGCGACAACGCCTGGGCCCTGCACCTGCTCGGCCTCCAGAAGCGGCTGCCGGACACCCGCTACACCGCCCTCACCGAGGCCCTGCCGATGCTGCGGGCCGTGAAGGACGCGGCGGAACTGGAGCGGTTGGCGGCCGCCGGGGCGGCCGCGGACGCAACGTTCGAGGAGATCCGGAAGGTTCCCTTCGCCGGCCGCAGGGAGACCGAGGTGGCCGCCGACGTCGCCGGTCTGCTGCGGCGGTTCGGGCACTCCCAGGTCGACTTCACCATCGTCGCCTCGGGCCCCAACGGCGCCAACCCGCACCACGAGGCCGACGACCGTGTCATCGAGCGCGGCGACATGGTCGTCCTGGACTTCGGCGGCCTCAAAGAGGGCTACGGCTCCGACACCTCCCGCACGGTCCACGTCGGCGAACCCGACGACGAGGAGCGCAAGGTGCACGACATCGTGCGCGCCGCCCAGGAGGCCGGCTTCCGTGCGGTGCGGCCCGGTGCCGCCTGCCAGGACGTCGACCGCGCGGCCCGAGCGGTCATCACCGACGCCGGGTACGGCGACTACTTCATCCACCGCACCGGGCACGGCATCGGCGTCACCACCCACGAACCGCCGTACATGATCGAGGGCGAACGACAGCCCCTCGTCCCCGGAATGTGCTTCTCCGTGGAGCCCGGCATCTATCTGCCCGGCCGCTTCGGGGTGCGCATCGAGGACATCGTGACGGTGACCGAGGACGGCGGACGCCGCCTCAACACCACCTCCCGCGAGCTGGTGATCGTCGACTGA
- a CDS encoding LysE family translocator, with product MLSTLLAFLGACTLIAASPGPSTVLIIKQSLRSRRSGFLTVLGNETGVFIWGVVAAFGLTALLAASEMAYDVMRIVGAVVLVGFGVQTLRQARRSNGAVDGGGWEGAEKSGWASYRGGLLLNLANPKAAIFAMSFLPQFVPEGAPQLPSMVGLAALWAVYEVGYYGLYVWFVGRMKAVLSRTGVRRRLEQVSGGVLLLLGARLALES from the coding sequence ATGCTGAGCACCCTTCTCGCCTTCCTCGGCGCCTGCACCCTGATCGCGGCCTCGCCCGGCCCGAGCACCGTGCTGATCATCAAGCAGTCGCTGCGCAGCCGGCGGTCCGGCTTTCTGACCGTGCTCGGCAACGAGACCGGCGTCTTCATCTGGGGCGTCGTCGCCGCGTTCGGCCTCACCGCGCTGCTCGCCGCCTCCGAGATGGCGTACGACGTCATGCGGATCGTCGGCGCCGTCGTACTCGTCGGCTTCGGCGTCCAGACGCTCCGGCAGGCGCGCCGCTCCAACGGGGCCGTGGACGGAGGTGGCTGGGAGGGCGCGGAGAAGAGCGGCTGGGCCTCCTATCGGGGCGGGCTGCTCCTCAACCTCGCCAACCCCAAGGCGGCCATCTTCGCGATGTCCTTCCTGCCGCAGTTCGTGCCGGAGGGTGCCCCACAGCTGCCCTCCATGGTCGGCCTCGCCGCGCTCTGGGCTGTCTACGAGGTCGGCTACTACGGCCTGTACGTGTGGTTCGTCGGCCGTATGAAGGCCGTACTGTCCCGGACCGGTGTCCGCCGACGACTGGAGCAGGTCTCCGGAGGCGTACTGCTCCTCCTGGGCGCCCGCCTCGCCCTGGAGAGCTGA
- a CDS encoding metallophosphoesterase: protein MLVLAHISDLHLDGTERATERAERVRDRLWELPGKVDALLVTGDIADHGAEAEYEEAARMLGLRDGGAPFPVLTCPGNHDSRAPYRKALLGHPAAEGPVNSVHVFDEAAVLMCDSSIPGRDEGEFDRETYAWIEATLAELDGSLPALLAFHHPPVALHHPLPDAYQLGQPRSLAALLERRPEVVGLITGHAHTPAATTFAGRPLVVGPGVTWTLRLPWEGEGAADRDAPPGFAFHVLDDERRLTSHFRVA, encoded by the coding sequence ATGCTCGTACTGGCGCACATCAGCGACCTCCATCTGGACGGGACCGAGCGGGCCACGGAGCGGGCCGAGCGCGTGCGCGACCGGCTGTGGGAGCTGCCCGGGAAGGTGGACGCACTGCTGGTGACCGGGGACATCGCGGATCACGGCGCGGAGGCGGAGTACGAGGAGGCGGCCCGCATGCTCGGGCTGCGCGACGGCGGGGCCCCCTTCCCCGTACTCACCTGCCCGGGCAACCACGACAGCCGCGCGCCCTACCGCAAGGCGCTGCTCGGACACCCCGCGGCCGAGGGGCCGGTCAACAGCGTCCACGTCTTCGACGAGGCGGCCGTGCTGATGTGCGACTCCAGCATTCCGGGCCGGGACGAGGGGGAGTTCGACAGGGAGACGTACGCCTGGATCGAGGCGACGCTCGCCGAACTGGACGGCAGCCTTCCGGCGCTGCTCGCCTTCCACCACCCGCCGGTCGCACTCCACCACCCTCTGCCGGACGCGTACCAGCTGGGCCAACCGCGTTCCCTGGCCGCACTGCTGGAGCGCAGGCCCGAGGTCGTCGGGCTCATCACCGGCCACGCGCACACGCCCGCGGCGACCACCTTCGCCGGACGGCCGCTGGTCGTCGGCCCCGGTGTGACGTGGACGCTACGGCTGCCCTGGGAGGGCGAGGGTGCCGCGGACCGGGATGCTCCTCCTGGGTTCGCGTTCCATGTGCTCGACGACGAGCGACGGTTGACGAGCCACTTCAGGGTCGCCTGA
- a CDS encoding S1C family serine protease — MEQTALRPKPMPGQEPGGGGRPSADPRRPHAARRRGKRLMTLLFSLFVGAVLVLSGVGLGTVGATVIGMSKLADLQKQAAEQGAAGKPGRTSGTPQAGDSKSAPGAGGPTPSEEPVRATLGVEAVDAVKDAGALVVGVHVPGPGYTAGLVRGDVLIAFGGSRIASAAELAGAVAAARPGRAVTFTVRHANGGRQQLSVVPGVVT, encoded by the coding sequence ATGGAACAGACCGCGTTGCGTCCCAAGCCGATGCCCGGTCAGGAACCGGGCGGCGGCGGCCGTCCGTCCGCCGACCCCCGGCGCCCGCATGCCGCACGGAGGCGCGGCAAACGGTTGATGACTTTGCTGTTCAGCCTCTTCGTCGGGGCCGTGCTGGTCCTGTCGGGTGTCGGGCTCGGCACCGTGGGCGCCACGGTGATCGGCATGAGCAAGCTGGCGGACCTTCAGAAGCAGGCCGCGGAGCAAGGCGCGGCGGGGAAGCCGGGGCGGACCTCCGGCACGCCCCAGGCCGGTGACTCCAAGTCGGCGCCCGGCGCGGGCGGTCCGACCCCCTCGGAGGAGCCCGTGCGGGCAACCCTCGGGGTCGAGGCCGTCGATGCCGTCAAGGACGCGGGCGCACTCGTCGTCGGTGTCCACGTGCCCGGCCCGGGCTACACCGCGGGTCTGGTCCGCGGCGATGTCCTGATCGCCTTCGGCGGGAGCCGGATCGCATCGGCCGCCGAACTGGCGGGGGCCGTCGCCGCCGCGCGTCCCGGACGCGCCGTCACCTTCACCGTGCGGCACGCGAACGGCGGTCGTCAGCAACTGTCCGTGGTTCCCGGGGTCGTGACGTGA
- a CDS encoding LysR family transcriptional regulator — MDPHLLRTYVTVARLASFSEAARELGYTQSAVSQHIAALEQDLGTSLLTRRPVTPTAAGERLLEHAGPLLLRLDAARADVARMAAAPEHGLTLAVAPTALGPRTLAALPAAGVTLRVLARDEIPAAVATGTADLGLVDGLAAPSDPLRLPDVAPLTTHSAGEEPVCVLLPRAHPLARRTGLRLGDLVDARWLDAPGAGLPLAHLRAANGGGGFRPALRYEGTDLRTLTALAAAGHGLTLLPCTAAAGVPGAVAVPLVAPRVVHRVELVHGASLRGAAATMADGLLERV, encoded by the coding sequence ATGGACCCGCATCTCCTGCGTACGTACGTCACCGTGGCGCGGCTCGCGTCCTTCTCGGAGGCCGCGCGCGAGCTCGGTTACACCCAGTCCGCCGTGTCCCAGCACATCGCCGCGCTGGAGCAGGACCTCGGCACGTCTCTGCTCACCCGGCGCCCCGTCACACCGACCGCGGCGGGCGAGCGGCTCCTCGAACACGCGGGACCGCTGCTGCTGCGCCTGGACGCGGCCCGCGCCGACGTCGCCCGGATGGCGGCGGCACCCGAGCACGGACTGACGCTCGCCGTCGCGCCGACCGCGCTCGGACCGCGTACTCTCGCGGCGCTCCCCGCCGCCGGCGTGACCCTGCGCGTGCTGGCCCGCGACGAGATCCCCGCGGCGGTCGCCACCGGAACCGCGGACCTGGGCCTCGTCGACGGTCTCGCCGCGCCCAGCGACCCCCTCCGGCTGCCCGACGTGGCGCCGCTGACCACGCACAGCGCGGGCGAGGAGCCGGTCTGCGTACTGCTGCCGCGGGCCCATCCGCTCGCCCGGCGCACGGGACTGCGCCTCGGCGACCTGGTCGACGCCCGCTGGCTGGACGCCCCCGGCGCGGGCCTGCCGCTGGCCCACCTCCGTGCCGCGAACGGCGGCGGTGGCTTCCGCCCGGCCCTGCGCTACGAGGGCACCGACCTCCGCACCCTCACCGCGCTGGCCGCCGCGGGACACGGCCTGACCCTGCTGCCGTGTACGGCGGCGGCCGGCGTGCCCGGAGCGGTGGCCGTCCCGCTCGTGGCGCCACGCGTCGTGCACCGCGTCGAGCTGGTGCACGGCGCGTCGCTGCGGGGAGCGGCGGCGACGATGGCGGACGGACTTCTCGAACGCGTGTGA
- a CDS encoding CTP synthase C-terminal region-related (seleno)protein — translation MTTNTANASTNDVTAGSARTARIALVGDRSPNVVSHTRIPLLLDALATRDRIVLDAYWIPSEDAEDEEAVRGFDAVWVLPGSPYRSEAGVLTAVRTAREDGIPFLGTCGGFQHALLEYARNVCGLTKVAHAENDPDADDLLIEPLACSLVGHEATVVVEPDSLAQSVIGSERTVERYFCAYGPSRHLDTLRAHGLRFSGHDEDGHLRIAELPGHPFYLATLFQPELSGDGSRPHPIVRALARAAVAHAAGARQSLPV, via the coding sequence ATGACCACGAACACCGCGAACGCCTCCACGAACGACGTCACCGCCGGCTCGGCGCGGACCGCCCGGATCGCCCTGGTCGGCGACCGCTCCCCGAACGTCGTCTCGCACACCCGCATCCCGCTCCTGCTCGACGCGCTCGCCACCCGCGACCGGATCGTCCTGGACGCCTACTGGATCCCGTCCGAGGACGCCGAGGACGAGGAGGCGGTACGCGGCTTCGACGCCGTATGGGTGCTGCCCGGCAGCCCGTACCGCAGTGAGGCGGGAGTGCTCACGGCGGTCCGCACCGCACGCGAGGACGGCATCCCGTTCCTCGGCACGTGCGGCGGCTTCCAGCACGCGCTCCTCGAATACGCCCGCAACGTGTGCGGTCTCACGAAGGTCGCGCACGCCGAGAACGACCCCGACGCCGACGACCTCCTCATCGAGCCGCTCGCCTGCTCCCTCGTGGGCCACGAGGCCACGGTCGTCGTCGAACCGGACTCGCTCGCCCAGTCGGTGATCGGCTCCGAGCGGACGGTCGAGCGCTACTTCTGCGCGTACGGGCCCTCCCGCCACCTCGACACCCTGCGTGCGCACGGGCTGCGCTTCAGCGGGCACGACGAGGACGGGCACCTCCGGATCGCCGAACTTCCCGGCCACCCCTTCTACTTGGCCACCCTCTTCCAGCCGGAGCTGTCCGGGGACGGCTCGCGTCCGCATCCGATCGTGCGGGCGCTGGCCCGGGCCGCCGTGGCCCACGCGGCCGGCGCGCGACAGAGCCTGCCCGTGTGA
- the cyc2 gene encoding germacradienol/geosmin synthase Cyc2, with translation MTQPFALPHFYMPYPARLNPHLDEARAHSVEWARGMGMLEGSGIWEQSDLDAHDYGLLCAYTHPDCDGPALSLITDWYVWVFFFDDHFLETFKRSQDRDGGKAYLDRLPLFMPLDLSTPVPEPENPVEAGLADLWARTVPSMSMAWRERFAVSTEHLLNESLWELSNINEGRIANPVEYIEMRRKVGGAPWSAGLVEYATSEVPASVAEARPLRVLMETFSDGVHLRNDLFSYQREVEDEGELSNGILVLETFFGCTTQEAAETVNDILTSRLHQFEHTALTEVPALAVEKGLTPDEVAAVAAYTRGLQDWQSGGHEWHLRSSRYMNEGALEAERPFGVAAFGTSAVDIGALLSAAGAERLRSYTHVPFQKVGPSQLPDFSMPFEVTLSPHLPGARDRLTGWMHAMGMLQEGVWDEDKLAAYDLPLCAAGIHPDATPEGLDVSSQWLAWGTYGDDYYPLVFGNRRDLAAAKLVTARLSACMPIDGEEVPVAVNGMERGLIDLWQRTAAGMTPDERRQFRAAVDVMTESWLWELSNQIQHRIPDPVDYLEMRRATFGSELTMSLCRLSHGRKVPPEVYRSGPVRSLENAAMDYAMLMNDVFSYQKEIEYEGEVHNGILVVQNFFGCDYPTALGIIHDLMTQRMQQFQHVAAHELPILYEDFKLSEEVRGIMEGYVVELQNWLAGILKWHQDCHRYGAADLARRAHGFVPDRVPALPFSRPGTPVSAAV, from the coding sequence ATGACGCAGCCGTTCGCACTCCCGCACTTCTACATGCCGTATCCCGCGCGGCTGAACCCGCATCTCGACGAGGCGCGGGCCCATTCCGTCGAGTGGGCCCGCGGAATGGGCATGCTGGAGGGCTCCGGCATCTGGGAACAGTCCGACCTCGACGCGCACGACTACGGACTGCTGTGCGCGTACACGCACCCCGACTGCGACGGGCCCGCGCTCTCCCTCATCACCGACTGGTACGTGTGGGTCTTCTTCTTCGACGACCACTTCCTGGAGACCTTCAAGCGCAGCCAGGACCGCGACGGCGGCAAGGCCTACCTGGACCGGCTGCCCCTCTTCATGCCGCTGGACCTCTCGACTCCCGTACCGGAGCCAGAGAATCCGGTCGAGGCGGGCCTCGCCGATCTGTGGGCTCGTACGGTGCCCTCGATGTCGATGGCGTGGCGCGAGCGGTTCGCCGTCTCCACCGAGCATCTGCTGAACGAGTCTCTGTGGGAACTCTCCAACATCAACGAAGGGCGGATCGCCAACCCCGTCGAGTACATCGAGATGCGCCGCAAGGTGGGCGGCGCCCCCTGGTCGGCGGGGCTCGTCGAGTACGCGACCTCCGAAGTGCCCGCCTCCGTCGCCGAAGCCAGGCCCTTGCGGGTGCTCATGGAGACCTTCTCCGACGGTGTGCACCTGCGCAACGACCTCTTCTCCTACCAGCGGGAGGTCGAGGACGAGGGCGAGCTCAGCAACGGCATCCTCGTCCTGGAGACCTTCTTCGGCTGCACCACCCAGGAGGCCGCCGAGACCGTCAACGACATCCTCACCTCGCGGCTCCACCAGTTCGAGCACACGGCCCTGACCGAAGTACCCGCGCTGGCCGTGGAGAAGGGCCTCACCCCGGACGAGGTTGCTGCGGTCGCCGCGTACACGCGGGGCCTGCAGGACTGGCAGTCGGGCGGCCACGAGTGGCACCTGCGCTCCAGCCGCTATATGAACGAGGGAGCCCTGGAGGCGGAGCGGCCCTTCGGCGTCGCCGCGTTCGGCACGTCCGCCGTCGACATCGGTGCCCTGCTCTCGGCGGCCGGCGCGGAGCGGCTGCGCTCGTACACCCATGTTCCCTTCCAGAAGGTCGGCCCCTCTCAACTCCCCGACTTCTCCATGCCGTTCGAGGTGACGCTCAGCCCGCATCTGCCGGGCGCCCGCGACCGTCTCACCGGCTGGATGCACGCCATGGGCATGCTCCAGGAGGGCGTCTGGGACGAGGACAAACTCGCCGCCTACGACCTGCCGTTGTGCGCGGCCGGCATCCACCCGGACGCGACGCCGGAGGGCCTCGACGTCAGCTCCCAGTGGCTGGCCTGGGGCACCTACGGCGACGACTACTACCCGCTCGTCTTCGGCAACCGTCGCGACCTGGCCGCCGCCAAGCTGGTCACCGCACGCCTCTCGGCCTGTATGCCCATCGACGGCGAGGAGGTCCCCGTCGCGGTCAACGGCATGGAGCGCGGCCTCATCGACCTCTGGCAGCGCACGGCCGCGGGGATGACCCCGGACGAGCGACGACAGTTCCGGGCCGCGGTCGATGTGATGACGGAGAGCTGGCTGTGGGAGCTGTCCAACCAGATCCAGCACCGCATCCCCGACCCCGTCGACTACCTGGAGATGCGCCGCGCCACGTTCGGCTCCGAGCTCACCATGAGCCTGTGCCGTCTGAGCCACGGCCGAAAGGTTCCGCCCGAGGTCTACCGCAGCGGTCCCGTCCGCTCGCTGGAGAACGCGGCGATGGACTACGCGATGCTCATGAACGACGTCTTCTCGTACCAGAAGGAGATCGAGTACGAGGGCGAGGTCCACAACGGCATTCTCGTCGTGCAGAACTTCTTCGGCTGCGACTACCCGACCGCGCTCGGCATCATCCACGACCTGATGACCCAGCGCATGCAGCAGTTCCAGCACGTCGCCGCCCATGAACTGCCCATCCTGTACGAGGACTTCAAGCTCTCCGAGGAGGTGCGCGGGATCATGGAGGGCTATGTCGTGGAGCTGCAGAACTGGCTGGCCGGGATCCTGAAGTGGCACCAGGACTGCCACCGCTACGGCGCGGCGGACCTGGCCCGGCGCGCCCACGGATTCGTACCGGACAGGGTGCCCGCGCTGCCGTTCAGCCGGCCGGGGACTCCGGTATCGGCCGCTGTCTGA
- a CDS encoding TIGR03619 family F420-dependent LLM class oxidoreductase, whose amino-acid sequence MRIGVGPHRLWPGRESELDEVLETARTAERLGFDHLIAGSHLLAGDLGVTPDPLVLLSAIAGATERIRVVTSVLILPLYNPVVLAHQAATLDRLSRGRFTLGVGTGWDTAEFAAAGASFGGRGKRLDEQLATIRELWEDRAEGMRLGVRPRTAGGPDVWIGGQSDAALRRALRYGDGWHGSAVDADALTAVRERLAVLGKEAGRDPDTLTLTSGTLLLPPGFPPAVDLPWRPLGGERATAGSIRHELAQLEAAGLSSCSLWFPVATEALPDALEWTAQELLLTAPAD is encoded by the coding sequence ATGCGTATCGGAGTGGGCCCGCACCGGCTGTGGCCCGGGCGGGAGAGCGAGCTCGACGAGGTCCTGGAGACCGCCCGGACCGCAGAGCGCCTGGGTTTCGACCACCTCATCGCCGGGAGCCACCTCCTCGCCGGTGACCTGGGGGTGACTCCGGACCCGCTGGTGCTGCTGTCGGCGATCGCGGGCGCGACGGAACGGATCCGGGTGGTGACCAGCGTCCTGATCCTGCCGCTCTACAACCCCGTCGTCCTCGCCCACCAGGCCGCCACCCTCGACCGCCTCTCGCGCGGCCGCTTCACCCTCGGCGTCGGCACCGGCTGGGACACGGCGGAGTTCGCCGCCGCGGGGGCGTCGTTCGGCGGGCGCGGCAAGCGGCTGGACGAACAGCTGGCCACCATCAGGGAGTTGTGGGAGGACAGGGCCGAGGGAATGCGGCTGGGCGTACGGCCGCGCACCGCCGGTGGCCCCGACGTGTGGATCGGCGGGCAGAGCGACGCGGCCCTGCGCAGGGCGCTGCGGTACGGCGACGGATGGCACGGTTCGGCGGTCGACGCGGACGCCCTGACCGCCGTACGGGAGCGTCTCGCGGTGCTCGGCAAGGAGGCCGGCCGGGATCCGGACACCCTGACCCTGACCTCGGGCACGCTGCTGCTGCCACCGGGTTTCCCGCCCGCGGTGGACCTCCCGTGGCGCCCCCTCGGCGGCGAACGGGCCACCGCCGGCAGCATCCGCCACGAACTCGCCCAGCTGGAGGCGGCCGGCCTCTCCTCCTGCTCCCTCTGGTTCCCGGTAGCCACCGAGGCACTCCCGGACGCCCTGGAGTGGACGGCGCAGGAACTGCTACTGACGGCTCCCGCCGACTGA